A stretch of DNA from Balearica regulorum gibbericeps isolate bBalReg1 chromosome 7, bBalReg1.pri, whole genome shotgun sequence:
AAAAAGGATGAAATCTGGTGAGTCTGCGGTCAGCAGCCTTATCCCACCAGAGGATGTTCAGCGTTCCAGGATGGGAGCTGGTTGAGGAGCCTGGCAGGAGTCAGGGAGCCTCAGGATGGGAAGGACATGGCAGAGGGGCTCGGGGTGAGAGGGGCTGGGACCAACCCACCCCTGCATATCACACAGCACTGTGCTCGGGGCAAGCCAGCCAGGAGCCAGAGGGGTGGGAGATGGTCCCTGCACTGGTAACACATGTCCTCCCTCCTTGCAGGCCAGGATGGCTGCTCAAATCTAGCCAGGGAAGCCAGGGCAGTGCCGGAGATCCCTGTCTAAGTGATGGTGGGACCGGGATAGAGGAGCTGCCGTGAGGATGTCAGAAGCCAAGACCCTGAGCTCCTCTTGCCTTGTGCTTTCCTTGCTCTCCTTGCACTGGGGTTTGCTCCAGCTGGGCCAGGCTTTTCCCAGCACCTCCAACTACCTCCAGCGGGGCTGGCAGCggctgctggaggaaggggagggctGCGCTGAGTGCCAGCCGGAGGAGTGCCCGGCGCCACGCGGGTGCCTGGCTGGCACGGTGCGGGATGCCTGCGACTGCTGCTGGGAGTGTGCCAACCTGGAGGGACAGATCTGCGACCTGGACAACACCAACCACTTCTACGGCAAGTGCGGGGAGAACCTGGAGTGCCGACTGGATGCCGGGGACCTGCGGCACGGAGAGGTGCCTGAGCCCCAGTGTGCCTGTGTCTCCCACCTGGCCCTCTGCGGCTCCGACGGCAAAACCTACGCCCAGATCTGCAGGTTCCTGGAGGTCGCCCGTGCCCACCCCGACACCAATCTCACCGTGGCCCATGAGGGTCCTTGCGAGTCAGGTAGTGCCCCCAGAGcggctgtgcaggcagcaggatggATGCTCATACCTCTGGGGAAGGGACAAGCAATGGGGGTCTGGCTTAATTATTTCACCTGGCAGCAAACCCACGGCGTCCACAGGGACACGGCAGCGCTGGGGGCTGCACCACGGAGTGACAGGtgcccccccagtccctccacCGTGGTGCTCCGTGGCAGCCCCTTGCAGATCCAGTGCCTGGAGAGGTCTGGGAGCAGCTTTGCCAAGTGGGAGCGGGGTTTATGGGAAGCAGCAAATCCTGCTGGAGCAGATGGGGAAGTTCCAGGGAATTGTTAGCAAATTCTTGGCAGCAGTGCTAGGTTCACGCTGGCCTGGCGCTCCCGAGAAGTGCAACTGCCTCCTGCAAATGGAAACCTGGGTTGGTTTGACTCGGCTGCATGATTTCCATCTCCTGTGTAAAACtcaggaggaggctggggggacAGGCAGTGGCAGGGACGCCGTGCCCCAGCCTGCACAAGTCACCCAGTGCTGTCACTACAGCCCACAGGGCGTCAAGGTTGACATCATTTTCTGTGGATCATCATGTCCTTGAGTTTTTCCCCCAGGTATATTCAGAAGTGAAGGCTTTCCCTTCACCTCTGGCTCATGCTATGGGCCAGATCCTGGAGCATCTGTGGGTAGGTAGTCctcaccccatccctccaaGGAAAGGATGTGGGACCTAGAGGTATTGGCTCCGTACAGCAGCCGGAGACCTGCTGGTTCCCTTAATTGCTGGCATGAGCCtggtgccagagcagaggcCTCATCCATCCCCATCAGCCTCAGGGATGAGTGCCCTTTGGCCTTTCCTCCCGCAGGAGGAGCATGCTCTGATTGCACAGAAGAGCTTTGCTTTGTGGCATTGCTGTTACTGAACTGTTCCTGCTGCCCGTGCGTCCCTGAGCATCACTGCACAGATGGGGAAAGCAAGACCAGGAGGGATGGTAACCCCCCATGGGCCAgaagggcaggagagggagCCCTCAGTCCTGGCTGTGAGGAGGGACTGTGTCCTGGGGAAAGGTGAGGGTCTGCCAtaggtgggagaggagaggggcaTGGGAAGGGTCCTGGCATCTCTACGTGAGCCAAATGCTCCCACCCCAGAGGGGACTAGTTCAGACCAGCCCAGGAGAGCTCTTGGGACCAGCCAAGGGTGGGACCCTGTCTGAGCCCAACCTGCTCTcctgtcctccctccccagaGCCCCAGATTACTTCTCCTCCCTACGATACGTGGAACGTCACTGGGCAGGACGTCATCTTTGGCTGCGAGGTCTTTGCCTACCCCATGGCATCCATTGAGTGGAGGAAGGACggcacagagatgctgctgcccGGAGATGACCCCCACATCTCTGTCCAGGTGAGTGGTGTGCCTGGGATGCTGGGTATACGGCCCTGGGGTGACTAAGCCCCTCCCAAAGCTCAGGGGCAACCAGACCTGAGGATGGTCATCCTCTGGGGGTGGCCAAGCCTGGCTGCCTGGGGATGAGAAAGGGCGACTGGAGCCTGCACACCCTGAGGAGTGGCTGAGCCAGGGCTGGTGTCTCGATAGTAGGAGCCTTCAGCATAGCTCTCTTCTGCAATTTTCTCTAATAGTTTTTGAatgtatgaatattttttaGGACCTGCAGAGTCCTGTAGCAGAGagtttccctcctccctggcttGAGTttgccctgcctgctggcttCACTCACAGCCCCaccagcagggctggaggagaagATCTCCTGAGGTGCCTTCTGGCCTGGGTTATCCTCTGCTCCCACCAGCAGACTCAGGCAGTCCCTGCCCTTTTCTGCcccttgctttgagcagggctCCCCTCCCAGACCTGCTAGCCCCAGAGGTTGGCATCCTATCCATGGCCAGCCCCAAATATAGTGCCCAACTGGGCGTACCCAGCCATTAGAGGGTGTGGGCAGAGGCACAGGGGCCGCGGGAAGGAAACTGTTGTGGGATGGACGGGGGGAGCCAGGGGAGTAGGTGGGACGTGGCACCGTTGCAGGGTGACGTGCTGGTCCCCCTCCGTCTTTCTGACCTTCATGTTGCCCCATAGCCTGTCACAGGGTCTGGCCAAGGACCTTCACCCC
This window harbors:
- the KAZALD1 gene encoding kazal-type serine protease inhibitor domain-containing protein 1, coding for MSEAKTLSSSCLVLSLLSLHWGLLQLGQAFPSTSNYLQRGWQRLLEEGEGCAECQPEECPAPRGCLAGTVRDACDCCWECANLEGQICDLDNTNHFYGKCGENLECRLDAGDLRHGEVPEPQCACVSHLALCGSDGKTYAQICRFLEVARAHPDTNLTVAHEGPCESEPQITSPPYDTWNVTGQDVIFGCEVFAYPMASIEWRKDGTEMLLPGDDPHISVQFRGGPQKYEVTGWLQIQSVRVTDEGTYRCFAKNRVGEVVALASLTVFTPDQLNLTGFSLPKPRTTPEDYGESEEDYY